One segment of Alistipes finegoldii DSM 17242 DNA contains the following:
- a CDS encoding energy transducer TonB yields MEIKKSPKADLQNKRGLLLEIGLVVALALVIAAFAYTPKEHRIEKVDLNYGPVEEEITEITRQDQKPPEPPKKVEVKVIADLLQVVTNDTKITTEVDFAEFDENTEVIQQVDVVEETIEDDQPFLIAETMPSFQGGDLNTFRNWVQQNVKFPQIALENGIQGRVVLSFVIEKDGRLTNIQVLQTPDRSLSEEAIRVLNKSPKWSPGKQRNQVVRVKYTLPVDFRVQN; encoded by the coding sequence ATGGAAATTAAGAAATCACCCAAAGCAGACCTTCAGAACAAGCGGGGTCTTTTGCTTGAAATCGGCCTTGTAGTGGCTCTCGCGCTGGTTATCGCCGCTTTTGCCTACACGCCGAAGGAACACCGTATCGAGAAAGTCGACCTGAACTACGGTCCGGTCGAAGAGGAGATTACCGAGATTACCCGTCAGGACCAGAAGCCGCCCGAACCTCCCAAGAAGGTCGAGGTGAAGGTTATCGCCGACCTGCTGCAGGTGGTGACCAACGACACGAAGATCACGACCGAAGTGGACTTCGCCGAGTTCGACGAGAATACCGAGGTGATTCAGCAGGTGGACGTCGTCGAGGAGACCATCGAGGACGACCAGCCGTTCCTGATCGCCGAGACCATGCCCTCGTTTCAGGGCGGCGACCTCAACACCTTCCGCAACTGGGTTCAGCAGAACGTCAAGTTCCCGCAGATCGCCCTTGAGAACGGTATTCAGGGCCGCGTGGTGCTTTCGTTCGTGATCGAGAAGGACGGCCGTCTGACCAATATTCAGGTGCTCCAGACCCCCGACCGTTCGCTTTCGGAAGAGGCGATCCGCGTGCTGAACAAGTCGCCGAAGTGGAGTCCCGGAAAACAGCGTAATCAGGTTGTACGTGTGAAGTATACCCTGCCCGTTGATTTCCGCGTGCAGAACTAA
- the rlmN gene encoding 23S rRNA (adenine(2503)-C(2))-methyltransferase RlmN — MALSETLYGKTPEQLAAVCAELGMPRFAAKQLARWLYAKHVEDPMRMSDIAAAHRAKLAERFRPAFTPPARITESADGTKKYLYRTQQGAWIESAYIPDGERATLCVSSQAGCRMGCKFCATGRQGLQHSLTAPEILNQIVSLPERDSLTNVVFMGMGEPLDNTDNVLRALEIMTSEWGFGWSPTRITLSTAGVAPELQRFLDATKVHLAVSLHNPFHEERAAIMPVERAWPIAEVAAILRRYDFTHQRRVSFEYIVMSGLNDSPRHIRELCRLLDGIKCRINLIRFHKIPGSPYFSPDDEAMIRFRDTLTAKGIQTTIRASRGEDIQAACGLLSTAAAENGQ, encoded by the coding sequence ATGGCCCTTTCGGAAACGTTATACGGGAAGACCCCGGAGCAGCTCGCCGCCGTGTGCGCCGAGTTGGGAATGCCGCGCTTCGCCGCGAAACAGCTGGCCCGCTGGCTCTACGCGAAACACGTCGAGGACCCGATGCGGATGAGCGACATCGCCGCGGCCCACCGCGCGAAGCTGGCCGAACGCTTCCGCCCCGCATTCACCCCGCCCGCGCGGATCACCGAGTCGGCCGACGGAACGAAAAAGTACCTCTACCGCACGCAGCAGGGCGCATGGATCGAATCGGCGTACATTCCCGACGGCGAGCGGGCCACGTTGTGCGTCTCGTCGCAGGCCGGATGCCGCATGGGATGCAAATTCTGCGCGACGGGACGGCAAGGACTGCAGCACTCGCTGACGGCGCCCGAAATCCTCAACCAGATCGTCTCGCTGCCCGAACGCGACAGTCTGACGAACGTGGTCTTCATGGGCATGGGCGAGCCGCTCGACAACACGGACAACGTACTGCGGGCGCTCGAAATCATGACTTCGGAGTGGGGCTTCGGCTGGTCGCCGACGCGCATCACCCTCTCCACGGCGGGCGTAGCGCCCGAACTGCAGCGGTTTCTCGACGCGACGAAAGTGCATCTGGCCGTAAGTCTGCACAACCCGTTTCACGAGGAGCGGGCCGCAATCATGCCGGTCGAACGGGCATGGCCGATCGCCGAAGTCGCGGCCATCCTGCGCCGGTACGACTTCACGCACCAGCGGCGCGTGTCGTTCGAATATATCGTGATGAGCGGCCTGAACGACTCGCCGCGGCATATCCGCGAACTGTGCCGCCTGCTGGACGGCATCAAGTGCCGCATAAACCTGATCCGGTTCCACAAAATCCCCGGATCTCCCTACTTCTCGCCCGACGACGAGGCGATGATCCGCTTCCGCGACACGCTGACGGCGAAGGGGATACAGACCACGATCCGCGCTTCGAGAGGCGAGGACATTCAGGCCGCCTGCGGACTGCTGAGCACCGCGGCGGCGGAGAACGGGCAATAG
- a CDS encoding thioredoxin fold domain-containing protein: MKKLIFVLLLALGAGAAQGQVKFETKSTDAVREMAIKSGKLVFIDLYASWCPPCRMMEREVFSRKDVGDFMQQRFVAAKYDTDKPTGKELMKRYGSGAIPLYLVFDTQGELLGRIQGASAPKEFMESVQKIIDGSKRR, encoded by the coding sequence ATGAAAAAACTGATCTTCGTCCTGTTGCTAGCACTCGGAGCGGGTGCGGCGCAGGGACAGGTAAAATTCGAAACCAAATCGACGGACGCCGTGCGCGAAATGGCGATCAAGAGCGGCAAGCTGGTCTTCATCGACCTCTACGCCTCGTGGTGCCCGCCCTGCCGGATGATGGAACGCGAAGTCTTCTCGCGCAAGGATGTCGGCGACTTCATGCAGCAGCGTTTCGTCGCGGCCAAATACGACACCGACAAACCCACTGGCAAGGAGCTGATGAAGCGTTACGGCAGCGGAGCCATTCCGCTCTATCTGGTCTTCGACACGCAGGGCGAGCTGCTGGGACGCATACAAGGCGCATCGGCTCCGAAGGAGTTCATGGAGAGCGTCCAGAAGATCATCGACGGCTCGAAGCGCAGGTAA
- a CDS encoding class I SAM-dependent methyltransferase, which produces MSNENNAIHGFDVNLICDFFLNTERQGPGNPEVTLKALSFIDNLTDESLIADLGCGTGGQTMTLARHAPGRITGLDFFPGFIDRFNADARRLHLADRVKGVVGSMDALPFRAGELDLIWSEGAIYNIGFERGLNEWREYLKPGGYLAVSESVWFTDERPTEIHDFWVDAYPEIDTIPNKVAQIHRAGYLPVAAFVLPETCWMEHYFAPLAKARELFAAKYPGDSTAEGLMAFQRYEEELYRKYNEFYGYVFFIARKPNPRRTLCPGPMSNPGSTSCSGPAAVTCASSRR; this is translated from the coding sequence ATGAGTAACGAAAATAACGCCATTCACGGATTCGACGTCAATCTGATCTGCGATTTTTTCCTGAATACCGAACGGCAGGGGCCGGGAAATCCCGAAGTGACCCTCAAGGCGCTGAGTTTCATCGACAACCTGACCGACGAATCCCTGATCGCCGACCTCGGCTGCGGGACGGGCGGTCAGACGATGACGCTGGCCCGGCATGCGCCGGGACGTATTACGGGTCTCGATTTCTTTCCGGGATTCATCGACCGTTTCAACGCCGACGCCCGGAGACTGCACCTCGCCGACCGGGTGAAGGGCGTCGTCGGTTCGATGGACGCCCTGCCTTTCCGCGCCGGGGAGCTGGATCTGATCTGGTCCGAGGGGGCGATTTACAACATCGGCTTCGAGCGGGGCCTGAACGAGTGGCGCGAATACCTGAAGCCGGGCGGCTATCTCGCGGTCTCCGAAAGCGTGTGGTTTACCGACGAACGTCCGACGGAAATCCATGATTTCTGGGTAGACGCCTATCCTGAGATAGATACGATACCCAACAAGGTGGCCCAGATCCATCGGGCGGGGTATCTTCCGGTCGCGGCCTTCGTCCTGCCGGAGACCTGCTGGATGGAACACTATTTCGCGCCGCTGGCCAAGGCGCGGGAGCTGTTCGCGGCGAAATATCCGGGGGACAGCACCGCCGAAGGGCTGATGGCGTTCCAGCGTTATGAGGAAGAGCTGTACCGCAAGTACAATGAGTTCTACGGGTACGTCTTTTTCATTGCGAGAAAGCCGAATCCGCGCCGGACGCTGTGTCCCGGTCCTATGTCGAATCCCGGTTCGACGTCGTGTTCCGGTCCGGCGGCGGTTACCTGCGCTTCGAGCCGTCGATGA
- a CDS encoding helix-turn-helix domain-containing protein, with translation MKHTNDTLLRSVASRLKQIRIERGLTQEVVTDRTKVNVGLYEVGTTNITIVLLTVLCNFYNVTLEEFFKGIEYEKA, from the coding sequence GTGAAGCATACAAACGATACATTATTGCGTTCAGTCGCAAGTCGATTGAAACAAATCCGGATCGAGCGCGGGCTAACCCAAGAGGTAGTAACCGATCGAACCAAAGTGAATGTAGGTTTGTATGAAGTTGGTACTACGAATATTACAATCGTCCTGCTGACAGTACTCTGTAATTTCTATAACGTTACTTTAGAAGAATTTTTCAAGGGTATTGAATATGAAAAGGCGTGA
- a CDS encoding helix-turn-helix domain-containing protein → MAKRKQRRDEELFKMVIQRIKNLRETHHYTQEYVNEYTGLDIPHLETGRDFPSLTTIAILCKFYNITIVEFFSPIDYPAKE, encoded by the coding sequence ATGGCCAAAAGAAAGCAACGCCGCGACGAAGAATTATTCAAAATGGTTATTCAACGTATAAAAAATTTACGTGAAACTCACCATTATACGCAAGAATACGTAAATGAATACACCGGCTTGGATATTCCGCATCTTGAAACAGGCCGGGATTTTCCGTCGCTGACGACAATAGCTATCCTTTGCAAGTTCTACAATATAACTATCGTCGAATTCTTTTCACCAATAGATTATCCGGCAAAGGAATAA
- a CDS encoding helix-turn-helix domain-containing protein, protein MKPTNPILVDLIARRLTEIREQHNHTKEYVLHNTGLGISGYENKVRFPSLESIAKFCKFYNISLEKFFAGITYPEEPQE, encoded by the coding sequence TTGAAACCCACAAACCCCATATTGGTAGATTTGATTGCCCGGCGACTAACGGAAATCCGGGAACAGCACAATCATACGAAAGAGTATGTTCTGCACAATACGGGTTTGGGTATTTCCGGCTATGAAAACAAAGTAAGATTCCCCTCTTTGGAGTCTATCGCCAAATTCTGCAAATTTTACAATATCTCGCTTGAGAAATTTTTCGCGGGGATAACCTATCCGGAGGAGCCGCAGGAATAG
- the rsmG gene encoding 16S rRNA (guanine(527)-N(7))-methyltransferase RsmG, with protein MELILKYFPELTDCQRQRFAALYDLYADWNAKINVVSRKDFDQLYLRHVLHSLAIAKVCAFDAGARILDVGCGGGFPSVPLAILFPEARFTAVDSIRKKIAVVEGVTAGLGLRNLEPRCARAETLPERYDYVVSRAVTAMSEFVNWVWNRLERGQRGTLPNGILYLKGGDLAEELALTGKRWDVYDIARFFEEEFFETKKVVYTPKK; from the coding sequence TTGGAACTGATTCTCAAATATTTCCCCGAACTCACCGACTGCCAGCGGCAGCGGTTTGCGGCGCTGTACGACCTTTACGCCGACTGGAACGCGAAGATCAACGTCGTCTCGCGCAAGGATTTCGACCAGCTGTACCTGCGTCACGTGCTCCACTCGCTGGCTATTGCCAAGGTCTGCGCGTTCGACGCCGGGGCGCGCATTCTCGACGTCGGCTGCGGCGGCGGCTTTCCGTCGGTTCCGCTGGCGATCCTCTTCCCCGAAGCGCGTTTCACGGCCGTCGATTCCATCCGCAAGAAGATCGCCGTCGTCGAAGGCGTGACCGCGGGACTGGGTCTGCGGAATCTGGAACCCCGCTGCGCGCGTGCCGAAACGCTTCCGGAACGCTACGATTACGTCGTTTCGCGCGCCGTTACGGCCATGTCCGAATTCGTGAACTGGGTCTGGAACCGTCTCGAACGCGGACAGCGCGGTACCCTGCCCAACGGCATTCTCTACCTCAAGGGGGGCGATCTGGCCGAAGAGCTGGCGCTGACCGGCAAACGGTGGGATGTCTACGACATTGCGCGCTTCTTCGAAGAGGAGTTCTTCGAGACCAAGAAAGTGGTCTATACGCCCAAGAAATAA
- a CDS encoding RNA polymerase sigma factor: MEIADYIVAEDRRLVELVLEGDDTAFEYLFNRYRDAIHRLFVQRLGGVNDADDLLQETFIKVYINLHRYSTDYTFGQWVYTIARNTFIDFVRRRQDDLSIDERFSSPPSTAPTPEESVISLQQRTQIEHYLERLTPRYRTLIVMRFFDEYSYEEIAAKLTLPLGTVKTQIHRAREQMCKLIAQGDER; this comes from the coding sequence ATGGAGATAGCCGACTATATCGTCGCCGAGGACCGGCGGCTGGTGGAACTGGTGCTCGAAGGCGACGATACGGCCTTCGAATACCTTTTCAACCGCTACCGCGACGCTATCCACCGGTTGTTCGTGCAGCGGCTGGGCGGGGTGAACGACGCCGACGACCTGCTGCAGGAGACCTTCATCAAGGTTTATATCAACCTGCACCGCTACAGCACCGACTATACCTTCGGACAGTGGGTCTACACCATCGCCCGCAATACGTTCATCGACTTCGTGCGCCGCCGTCAGGACGACCTGTCGATCGACGAGCGTTTCTCGTCGCCCCCCTCGACGGCCCCGACCCCTGAGGAGAGCGTCATCAGCCTCCAGCAGCGGACCCAGATCGAGCATTACCTCGAACGGCTGACGCCGCGTTACCGGACGCTGATCGTCATGCGCTTCTTCGACGAATACTCCTACGAGGAGATCGCCGCCAAGCTCACCCTGCCGCTGGGCACCGTCAAGACGCAGATCCACCGCGCCCGCGAGCAGATGTGCAAACTGATCGCGCAGGGCGACGAACGATGA
- a CDS encoding glycosyltransferase gives MQFFDTLLTCYGWEGIALAGAVLAMFGVQLYYYIFVYGRIPGYKNNRRSAVLDAEPPVSVVVPLFSEDYSFVEERLPLMLAQSYPDFEVVIVYVGHDSDFYEDLVRLKQSFPQIVTTKIHLDPRFPISRKMALNVGIKSAHHEHMVFTSTDACPQTDRWLSLMAKGFTRGEIVVGYCGVERKKGFSNYMMRAWRMMHSADWLARAVRRRAYRGTLHNFGFTKRIYFGANGFSHLNMNIGEDDLFMQKVMTRDNVSVILSPRASLREKTWGGMGWWMSQLRYYGSAFRFYPQTVRNYIQWELGSRSLFFLTVVCAAAVMPFEFKIAALALLVIRFLIVAIEVRRIARRLGESGMMGRYFVYDLLSPLWALALSVMLMRKDDRVWR, from the coding sequence ATGCAATTTTTCGATACGCTTCTGACATGTTACGGCTGGGAAGGCATCGCCCTCGCGGGGGCCGTGCTGGCCATGTTCGGCGTGCAGCTGTACTACTATATTTTCGTTTACGGCCGGATTCCCGGCTACAAGAACAACCGCCGCAGCGCGGTGCTCGACGCCGAACCTCCGGTGTCGGTGGTCGTGCCGCTCTTCTCGGAGGATTATTCGTTCGTCGAGGAGCGTCTGCCGCTGATGCTGGCCCAGAGCTACCCCGACTTCGAGGTGGTGATCGTCTACGTGGGCCACGACTCCGATTTCTACGAGGACCTCGTGCGGCTCAAACAGTCGTTCCCGCAGATCGTGACGACCAAGATCCACCTCGACCCGCGCTTCCCGATTTCGCGCAAGATGGCGCTCAACGTCGGCATCAAGTCGGCGCACCACGAGCATATGGTCTTCACTTCGACCGACGCCTGCCCGCAGACCGACCGCTGGCTGTCGCTCATGGCCAAGGGCTTCACGCGGGGCGAGATCGTCGTGGGCTACTGCGGCGTGGAGCGCAAAAAGGGCTTTTCGAACTACATGATGCGCGCTTGGCGCATGATGCACTCGGCCGACTGGCTCGCCCGTGCCGTGCGGCGCCGCGCCTACCGGGGCACGCTCCACAACTTCGGGTTCACCAAGCGCATCTACTTCGGGGCCAACGGCTTCAGCCACCTCAATATGAACATCGGCGAGGACGACCTCTTCATGCAGAAGGTCATGACGCGCGACAACGTGAGCGTCATCCTCTCGCCACGGGCTTCGCTGCGCGAAAAGACGTGGGGCGGCATGGGCTGGTGGATGAGCCAGCTGCGCTATTACGGCTCGGCGTTCCGTTTCTATCCGCAGACGGTCCGCAACTACATCCAGTGGGAGCTGGGATCGCGCTCGCTCTTCTTCCTGACGGTCGTCTGCGCGGCTGCGGTGATGCCGTTCGAGTTCAAGATCGCGGCGCTGGCCCTGCTGGTGATCCGCTTTCTGATCGTGGCGATCGAGGTGCGGCGCATCGCGCGCCGTCTGGGCGAATCGGGCATGATGGGCCGCTATTTCGTCTACGACCTGCTGAGTCCGCTCTGGGCCTTGGCGCTGAGCGTGATGCTGATGCGCAAAGACGACCGCGTATGGAGATAG
- the tgt gene encoding tRNA guanosine(34) transglycosylase Tgt: MKFTLQHKDPATKARAGELTTDHGVIRTPIFMPVGTAATVKGIFHRDVRDEARAQIILANTYHLYMRPGMEVIEKAGGVHRFSTWEGPMLTDSGGFQVFSLAACRKLKEEGCHFRSHIDGSKHLFTPESVMDTERTIGADIMMAFDECPPGDAPREYAAKSLALTERWLERCFNRYHQTEPKYGHYQALFPIVQGCTYPDLRAHAAENVKQYDADGYAIGGLAVGEPTDVMYEMIEVVNAILPEERPRYLMGVGTPVNILEAIERGVDMFDCVMPTRNGRNGQLFTAEGVINIRNKKWEDDFSPIDPEGTAFVDTLYTKAYLHHLVTCGEMLAAQIASLHNIAFYLRLVGMAREHIAAGDFKPWKDAMVAKLTRRL; this comes from the coding sequence ATGAAGTTTACATTACAGCATAAGGATCCGGCGACCAAAGCCCGCGCAGGCGAGCTGACGACCGACCACGGCGTCATCCGCACCCCGATTTTCATGCCCGTGGGCACGGCGGCGACGGTCAAGGGCATTTTCCACCGCGACGTGCGCGACGAAGCCCGTGCGCAGATCATTCTGGCCAACACCTACCACCTCTACATGCGGCCCGGCATGGAGGTCATCGAAAAGGCCGGCGGCGTGCACCGTTTCTCGACGTGGGAAGGCCCGATGCTGACCGACAGCGGCGGATTTCAGGTCTTCTCGCTCGCGGCGTGCCGCAAGCTCAAGGAGGAGGGGTGCCACTTCCGTTCGCACATCGACGGATCGAAACACCTCTTCACCCCCGAAAGCGTGATGGACACCGAGCGCACGATCGGCGCCGACATCATGATGGCCTTCGACGAGTGCCCGCCCGGCGACGCACCGCGCGAATACGCCGCCAAGTCGCTGGCGCTCACCGAGCGGTGGCTGGAACGCTGTTTCAACCGCTACCATCAGACCGAACCCAAATACGGGCATTATCAGGCGCTGTTCCCGATCGTGCAGGGGTGCACCTATCCCGACCTGAGGGCGCACGCGGCCGAGAACGTGAAGCAGTACGACGCCGACGGATACGCCATCGGCGGCCTCGCGGTCGGAGAGCCGACCGACGTGATGTACGAAATGATCGAAGTGGTGAACGCCATACTGCCGGAGGAGCGGCCGCGTTATCTGATGGGCGTCGGCACGCCGGTCAACATCCTCGAAGCGATCGAGCGCGGCGTGGACATGTTCGACTGCGTGATGCCCACGCGCAACGGCCGCAACGGGCAGCTGTTCACGGCCGAAGGGGTCATCAACATCCGCAACAAGAAGTGGGAGGACGACTTTTCGCCGATCGACCCCGAAGGCACGGCGTTCGTCGATACGCTCTACACGAAGGCCTACCTGCACCATTTGGTGACGTGCGGCGAAATGCTGGCGGCGCAGATCGCCTCGCTGCACAACATCGCCTTTTACCTGCGGCTGGTGGGGATGGCGCGCGAACATATCGCCGCCGGGGATTTCAAGCCGTGGAAGGATGCGATGGTCGCAAAACTGACACGAAGACTATAA
- a CDS encoding LptF/LptG family permease, translated as MKLRFPGFKILDRYILGKFLATYFFAIAMIIIVVVLFDYVEKIDDFTELHAPLRDVIFDYYLNFIPFFINQFSGLFTFIACIFFTSKMAYQTEIVAMLSGGMSFRRLMWPYFLGALIIGSLSLTLNLWLIPISQRHIVNFESQYIKRKQNNKFNRHIYRQIEPGTFAYIRGYNDASQQASFLALEHYYSGTMTRSLEASDVKFNPETKRWTAPRYTKREFDSLGVEKFEQFRNLDTLINLEVTELGEINDLIQTMNITELNEFLDQQRAKGSDAINIIEVEKHARFAYPLSTFILTLIGVSLSSRKVRGGTGLHIGIGTGLCFSYILFNRFFEEFAKSGTLPPGLAVWLPNIIYLFIAVYLYRKAPK; from the coding sequence ATGAAACTGCGATTTCCGGGGTTTAAGATCTTAGACCGCTACATACTCGGCAAGTTCCTTGCGACCTACTTCTTCGCCATCGCGATGATCATCATCGTCGTGGTGCTGTTCGACTATGTGGAGAAGATCGACGACTTCACGGAGCTGCACGCCCCGCTGCGGGACGTCATCTTCGACTACTACCTGAACTTCATCCCCTTCTTCATCAACCAGTTCAGCGGTCTGTTCACCTTCATCGCCTGCATCTTCTTCACCTCGAAGATGGCCTACCAGACCGAAATCGTGGCGATGCTTTCGGGCGGCATGTCGTTCCGCCGCCTGATGTGGCCCTACTTCCTCGGCGCGCTGATCATCGGCAGCCTGTCGCTGACGCTCAACCTCTGGCTGATCCCCATTTCGCAGCGACACATCGTCAATTTCGAATCGCAGTACATCAAGCGCAAGCAGAACAACAAGTTCAACCGCCATATCTACCGGCAGATCGAGCCGGGCACGTTCGCCTACATCCGCGGCTACAATGACGCATCGCAGCAGGCGTCGTTCCTCGCGCTGGAACACTACTACAGCGGCACGATGACCCGCTCGCTCGAAGCGTCCGACGTGAAGTTCAACCCCGAAACCAAACGCTGGACCGCGCCGCGCTACACCAAACGCGAATTCGACTCGCTGGGCGTCGAAAAATTCGAGCAGTTCCGCAACCTCGACACGCTCATCAACCTCGAAGTGACCGAGCTGGGCGAGATCAACGACCTGATACAGACGATGAACATCACGGAGCTGAACGAATTCCTCGACCAGCAGCGGGCCAAAGGTTCCGACGCCATCAACATCATCGAGGTCGAGAAACACGCCCGCTTCGCCTATCCGCTCTCGACCTTCATCCTGACGCTGATCGGCGTGTCGCTCTCGTCGCGCAAGGTGCGCGGCGGAACGGGACTCCACATCGGAATCGGCACCGGCCTCTGCTTCTCGTACATCCTGTTCAACCGTTTCTTCGAGGAGTTCGCCAAGAGCGGCACGCTGCCGCCCGGACTGGCCGTCTGGCTGCCGAACATCATCTACCTATTCATCGCCGTCTACCTCTACCGGAAAGCCCCCAAATAA